The following are from one region of the Abiotrophia defectiva ATCC 49176 genome:
- a CDS encoding DNA-directed RNA polymerase subunit beta — MAEKLMKKSVWAIVGKTLLRVIMYLLLLFLFFVIGLIIGYAIIGKGNFWEVLSQDTWRHIIDLVMK; from the coding sequence ATGGCAGAAAAACTTATGAAAAAATCCGTCTGGGCCATTGTTGGCAAGACTTTATTACGGGTCATTATGTACCTGCTCTTACTTTTCTTGTTTTTTGTCATCGGGCTAATTATTGGCTATGCCATAATTGGCAAGGGCAACTTCTGGGAAGTGCTAAGCCAAGATACTTGGCGTCATATTATTGATCTAGTCATGAAATAA